One Campylobacter sp. RM16192 genomic region harbors:
- the lpxC gene encoding UDP-3-O-acyl-N-acetylglucosamine deacetylase — translation MQQTTIKKAVEGVGIGLHKGEPIKITLEPMSANTGIVFYRKDLGISFKAEPKNVINTQMATVIGSKEGYISTIEHLLGAISGYGIDNIRIALDANEVPVMDGSAISYCMMLDEAGITKLDDHKRVIVIKKEVEVSKNGKFARVTPSKNPKFDFTIKFDHPIIGEQRYIFEFSKSSFIEEIARARTFGFLKDVQMLRANNLALGGSLDNAVVIDDTRILNPEGLRFENEFVRHKILDAIGDLSLMGAPLMADYTSFAGSHELNHELTLAILSDAKNYEVVTLKDQLSLEYQKVFA, via the coding sequence TTGCAACAAACAACTATAAAAAAGGCTGTAGAAGGTGTTGGAATAGGTCTTCACAAGGGCGAACCTATAAAAATTACCTTAGAGCCAATGAGTGCAAATACGGGTATAGTTTTTTATAGAAAAGATCTTGGCATAAGCTTTAAAGCCGAGCCAAAAAATGTGATAAATACTCAAATGGCAACTGTAATAGGCTCTAAAGAGGGCTATATATCAACAATAGAACACCTATTAGGTGCAATTAGTGGATACGGAATAGATAATATACGCATAGCTCTTGATGCAAATGAAGTTCCGGTAATGGATGGAAGCGCAATAAGCTACTGCATGATGCTTGATGAAGCCGGCATCACCAAACTTGATGATCACAAGAGAGTTATTGTGATTAAAAAGGAAGTTGAAGTTAGTAAAAATGGCAAATTCGCTAGAGTCACTCCATCAAAAAATCCAAAATTCGATTTTACAATCAAATTCGATCACCCTATAATAGGTGAGCAAAGATATATATTTGAATTTAGCAAAAGCTCATTTATAGAAGAGATTGCCAGAGCTAGAACTTTCGGATTTTTAAAAGATGTCCAGATGCTAAGAGCTAATAATCTAGCACTTGGTGGAAGCCTTGATAATGCCGTAGTAATCGATGATACAAGGATTTTAAACCCGGAAGGACTTAGGTTTGAAAACGAATTTGTAAGACATAAAATTCTAGATGCGATAGGAGATCTTAGCCTTATGGGAGCTCCTTTGATGGCTGATTATACATCTTTTGCCGGAAGCCACGAGCTAAATCATGAACTTACACTAGCTATTTTAAGTGATGCTAAAAACTATGAAGTTGTAACTTTAAAAGATCAACTATCGCTTGAATACCAAAAGGTATTTGCATAA
- a CDS encoding glycoprotease yields the protein MLNKNNYKISKIIYANGPGSFMGIKVSYVILKTLSIIKECEFYAVRGFELNGNAPIRANKALSFVKFQDEIKLEKAEAGNFKLPLNLDVLNLNFDTLPNYIIQAV from the coding sequence ATTTTAAATAAAAATAACTATAAAATTTCAAAAATAATCTATGCAAATGGTCCCGGAAGCTTCATGGGAATAAAGGTCTCATATGTAATTTTAAAGACTTTAAGCATCATCAAAGAGTGTGAGTTTTACGCAGTAAGAGGTTTTGAGCTAAATGGCAATGCACCAATACGTGCAAACAAAGCTCTAAGTTTTGTTAAATTCCAAGATGAGATCAAGCTGGAAAAAGCTGAAGCTGGAAATTTCAAGCTACCACTCAATTTAGATGTTTTAAATTTAAATTTTGATACTCTACCGAACTATATTATCCAAGCGGTTTAG
- the thrB gene encoding homoserine kinase: MTITVPATSANLGPGFDALGLALSLYNEIEIKRANFSSISIMGEGSDNIKLKKNNLFLSIFNEIYYELTGKKDSFRIVFNNKIPFSRGLGSSSAVITSAIASAYAMAEFKVDKNIVLNRSLVYENHPDNISPAVLGGFVTSVVHNNQVNSIKKNIGDDIKAVVVIPDKPMSTKESRTKLPKHYSMSECVSNLSHSAFLTACFLEEKYDLLKIASKDMMHEELRMRTLPELFEVRKTAYENGALMSTLSGSGSTFLNIAYKSDANNLQDKLKDKFKNFRVEILSFDNDGFIISQS, from the coding sequence TTGACCATCACTGTCCCTGCAACAAGTGCAAATTTAGGTCCCGGTTTTGATGCTTTGGGGCTTGCTTTGAGTTTATATAACGAAATTGAAATAAAAAGAGCAAATTTTTCATCAATCTCTATAATGGGCGAAGGCTCAGATAATATAAAGCTCAAAAAAAACAATCTTTTTCTATCTATTTTTAACGAAATTTACTATGAGTTAACAGGCAAAAAAGACAGTTTTAGAATAGTTTTTAATAATAAAATTCCATTCTCTCGTGGCCTTGGAAGCTCATCTGCAGTTATTACCTCTGCAATTGCTTCGGCTTATGCTATGGCTGAGTTTAAGGTTGATAAAAACATCGTGTTAAATAGATCTTTAGTATATGAAAACCATCCCGATAATATCTCCCCTGCTGTTCTTGGAGGCTTTGTAACCTCTGTAGTACATAATAATCAAGTAAATTCTATTAAAAAAAATATAGGAGATGATATTAAGGCTGTAGTGGTTATTCCAGACAAACCGATGAGCACAAAAGAATCTCGCACAAAACTACCTAAACACTACTCAATGAGCGAATGTGTCAGCAATCTATCTCATTCGGCATTTTTAACAGCCTGTTTCTTGGAAGAAAAGTACGATCTTTTAAAAATAGCATCAAAGGACATGATGCATGAAGAGCTTAGGATGCGAACTCTTCCGGAACTTTTTGAAGTTCGTAAAACAGCTTATGAAAATGGGGCACTAATGAGCACACTATCAGGAAGTGGTTCAACATTTTTAAACATAGCCTATAAATCAGATGCAAATAATCTACAAGACAAGCTAAAAGATAAATTTAAAAATTTTAGAGTTGAAATTTTATCATTTGATAATGACGGGTTTATCATCTCACAAAGCTAA
- a CDS encoding DUF448 domain-containing protein, whose translation MCVVCKKRLKQHDLYRFRIINSSLFFGSGDGRSFYICEECLKKDEKNLKKSLNKVARNFISTLKNEQNLKEILLNGDCSYFRDSK comes from the coding sequence ATGTGCGTAGTGTGTAAGAAACGCTTAAAACAGCATGACTTATACAGATTTCGTATCATAAATTCTTCACTTTTTTTTGGTAGCGGAGATGGGAGAAGTTTTTATATATGTGAAGAATGTCTAAAAAAAGATGAAAAAAATTTGAAAAAATCGCTCAACAAAGTTGCGAGAAATTTTATCTCAACTTTAAAAAATGAGCAAAATTTAAAGGAGATACTCTTAAATGGGGACTGTTCGTATTTCAGAGATAGCAAATGA